The nucleotide sequence ACCGGCATCGCGGACGTCGCCAACTTCGCCTCCGAGGCCGAGTTCTTCATCTTCGAGGACGTCCGCTACGACATCCAGCCGCAGGGCTCCTTCTACGCCATCGACTCCGACGAGGCCGCCTGGAACACCGGGCGCAAGGAGGAGGGCGGCAACCTGGGCAACAAGACCGCCACCAAGGGCGGCTACTTCCCGGTCTCCCCGGTCGACAAGCAGGCCGACCTGCGCGACGCGATGTGCGTGGCCCTGGACGAGGTGGGCCTCGAGGTCGAGCGCTCCCACCACGAGGTGGGCGCTCCCGGTCAGGCCGAGATCAACTACAAGTTCAGCACCCTCACCCGGGCGGCCGACGACCTGCAGAAGTTCAAGTACGTCATCAAGAACACCGCGGACGCCTTCGGCAAGTCGGCCACGTTCATGCCCAAGCCCGTCTACAACGACAACGGCTCCGGGATGCACTGCCACCAGTCCCTGTGGAAGGGCAGCGAGCCGCTGTTCTACGACGAGAAGGGCTACGCGGGCCTGTCCGACATCGCCCGCTGGTACATCGGCGGCCTCCTGGAGCACTCCTCGGCCGTGCTAGCCTTCACCAATCCGACGGTGAACTCCTACCGCCGCCTGGTCAAGGGCTTCGAGGCGCCGGTCAACATGGTGTACTCGCAGGGCAACCGCTCCGCCGGCATCCGCATCCCGATCACGGGCACCAACCCGAAGGCCAAGCGCCTCGAGTTCCGCGCCCCGGACCCCTCGTGCAACCCGTACCTGGCGTTCGCCGCCCAGCTGATGGCGGGCCTCGACGGCATCCGCAACCGCATCGAGCCGGCCGACCCGATCGACAAGGACCTCTACGAGCTGCCCGCCGAGGAGGCCAAGGACATCAAGAAGGCCCCGGCCTCGCTCGAGGAGGCGCTGCTGGCCCTCGAGGCGGACCACGAGTTCCTGCTCGCCGGTGACGTCTTCACCGAGGACACCATCCAGTCCTGGATCGAGTACAAGCGCGAGTTCGAGCTCAAGCCGCTGTCCGTGGTCCCGCACCCGCTGGAGTTCTCGATGTACTACGGCGTCTGAGCCACAGATTCGACCGTTGCACGGGGAAGGCCCCGGACCCCACGAAGGGGTCCGGGGCCTTCCCCGTGCCGCCGACAGTCCGACGACGACACCGTCGGTGGCCGCCGACGATGGCAGTCATCAGTGGCCGTAGAAGAGCCGCTCGAACACGGCGCGGGCCTTGCGGGTGGTGCGCAGGTAGTCCTCCTCGAGCCGGCCGGCGCAACCGTGGGGGTACCCGCACCAGCGGGCCACCGCCTCGAGGTCGGCCCGCTTGGCGGGCAGGGCGTCGGAGCGGCGCCCGGTCCGCAGGACGTTGCCGTTGCGCACCGCCGTGGCCAGCCGCCACGCGGCGGACAGGGCCAGGGCGTCCTCGGCGCTCACGAGACCGGCCTCCTCGGCGGCGTGCAGGGCCAACAAGGTGTTCGTGGTCCGCAGCCCCTGGATCCGGTGCCCGTGCTGGAGCTGCAGCGTCTGGACGAGCCACTCGACGTCCGAGAGCCCGCCGCGGCCCAGCTTCAGGTGCCGGGCCGGGTCCGCGCCGCGCGGCATCCGCTCGTTCTCCACGCGGGCCTTCATCCGCCGGATCTCCAGCAGCTGGCGCTCCGTGAACTCCGCCGGGTAGCGCAGCGGGTCCACGACCCGCCGGAACGCGTCGGCCAGCTCGTCGCTGCCGGCCAGGGGCAGCGCCCGGGTGAGCGCCTGGAACTCCCAGGTCTGCGCCCACCGGGCGTAGTACTCGGCGTAGGACTCGACGGAGCGCACCATGGGCCCCTGCTTGCCCTCGGGGCGCAGGTCGTTGTCGATCTCCAGCACGCGCTCCGCCACGATGGGCGGCGTGCAGGGCGCCTTGAGCAGCTGCACCATCCGCTGCAGCAGGGTCTCGGCCTGCTCCCGGGCCGCGGCGGGGTCCGCGTCCCCCACCGGGGCGTAGACGTACATGACGTCGGCGTCGGAGCCGTAGCCGATCTCCCGCCCGCCCTGCCGGCCCATCGCGACGACGAGGACGTCGGCGAGCCGGCCGGCCCGGTCGTAGACCTCCCGCTCGGCCACGTGCAGGGCGCCCAGGATGCAGACCCGGTCGATGTCGGACAGCGCCGCCACGACCTGCTCGACGTCGAGCAGTCCGGAGGTGTCCGCGAGCGCGACGCGCAGCTCCTCGCGGCGGCGGATGAGGCGGATCATCCGCACGGCCTCCCCGGGGTCGGGGTGACGGGCCATCTGGGCGCGGATCTCGCTCCACAGCGTCTCGAAGGACACCGGGCACAGCTCGTCGTCCTGGCCGAGCCAGGCGGTCGCCTCCGGAGAGTTCTCCAGCAGGTCGGTGACGTACCGGGAGCTGGAGAGGATCTGGCACAGGCGTTCGGCGGCGGCGTTCGAGTCGCGGAGCAGGCGCAGGAACCATGGGGTGGTCCCGAGGGACTCGGAGAGCCGCCGGAAGCCCAGCAGCCCGGCGTCGGCGTCGACGCCGTCGGCCAGCCAGGCCAGGAGCACGGGCAGCAGGGTGCGCAGGATCTCGGCCCGCCGGCTGACGCCGCGGGTGAGCGCCTCGATGTGGCGCACGGCGGCCTTCGGGTCCCGGTAGCCGAGCGCGGCGAGCCGGTCCCGCACCGACTCCGCCGAGAGCTGGGTGTCGGTCTCGGGCAGGTGGGCGAGCGCGGCCAGCAGCGGCCGGTAGAAGATCCGCTCGTGCATCCCCCGGACGCTGCGCTTGACCTTGCGCCACTCCTCGAGCAGCGAGTCGCCGGAGGGGCGGGCGGTGTCCGCGGCGCCGCGCAGGGAGCGGGCAATGACCGTGAGCTCCTGCTCGCCCCGCGGCATGAGGTGGGTGCGGCGCAGCCGGAACAGCTGGATGCGGTGCTCCAGGAGGCGCAGCCAGCGGTAGTGGGCGGAGAACTGCTCGCTGTCCCGGCGGCCGATGTAGCCGCCCTCGGAGAGCGCGGCCAGGGACTCGGTCGTGGCCTGGGTCCGGACCCGCTCGTCCGTGCGCCCGTGCACCAGCTGGAGGAGCTGGACGGTGAACTCGACGTCGCGCAGCCCGCCGGGGCCCAGCTTGATCTGGCGCTCGCCCTCGGCGGCCGGGATGTTGTCGGTGACCCGCCGGCGCATGGCCTGCACGGACTCGACGAAGCCCTCGCGCCCGGAGCTGCGCCACACGAACGGCTCGATGGCCTTGCGGTAGGCCGCCCCGAGCTCCGGGTCCCCGGCCACGGGCCGGGCCTTGAGCAGGGCCTGGAACTCCCAGGACTCGGCCCACCGTTCGTAGTAGCGCACGTGCGAGTCCAGGGTGCGCACGAGCGGCCCGTCCTTGCCCTCGGGCCGGAGGTTGGCGTCCACCTCCCACAGCGGGGGCTCCGCGCCGCGGGCCATGAGCGCCCGGGCGGTGCCCGTGGCGAGGGCCGTGGCGATGACGGTGGCCTCCGCCCCGTCCAGGGGCTCCGCGCCGTCCGGGTCCTCGACGGCCATGACGTGGACGACGTCGACGTCGGAGATGTAGTTGAGCTCCCGGGCGCCGCACTTGCCCATCCCGATCACGGCGAGCCGCACCCGGTCGACGGTCTCGGGGGCCCAGGTCCCCGCCGCCTCCGCCCGGGAGACGGCGAGCGCCCCCTCGAGGGCCGCGGCGGCCAGGTCGGCGAGCTGGCGGCCCACCGCGGGCATGTGGTCGGCGGGGTAGAGGGCCCCGACGTCCCGGATCGCGATGCGCGTCAGCTCCCGCCGGTAGGCCGCGCGCAGGGCGCTGCAGGCGGCGTCACCGGTCCCGGAGGCCACCGGGGTCCGGGCGGCGGGGTCCGCGCCGACCGCCGTCAGCAGCGCGTCGCGGAACTGCTCGCCGGGGATCTCCGCCGGCTCGGCGGCGGCGGGCTCCGCGAGCAGGTCCAGGTGCTCGGGGCGCCGGAGCAGGAACTCCCCGAGCGCCTCGGAGGAGCCCAGTAGCCGGAACATGGCCTCGGAGGCCTCAGGGCCGGCGTTGATCCGCTCGGCGAGCTCCGGGGAGCCCTCGAGGAGCCGGACGGTGAGCCGCAGGGCGACATCGGGCGAGGCCGCCAGGGCCAGACCCTCCAGCAGCCGGTCGAGGTCGACCTCGGCGAGCTCCGGGAAGCCGAGCCAGCGCTGGGCGTTGCCCGTGTCCGCGAAGCCGACCTTGATGAGACGGCCGGACGGGACGGTGCCCGCCGGGGCCGCGGACTGGGGAGGGTGTGTCATGGGACGGTCCGTCCGGGGTCAGAGGATGCCGAGGTTGTTCTTGAGCTCGAAGTGCGTGACGACCCGGCGGTAGTCGTTCCAGTCGCGGCGCTTGTTGCGCAGGAAGTAGTCGTAGACCTGCTCCCCGAGCAGCTCGGCCATGAACTCCGACTCCTCGGTCTCCCGGATGGCGTCGTACAGGCTCGAGGGCAGCGGGTTGTGGCCGAGGGCGCGGCGCTCCGCGGAGCTCATCGCCGCGACGTCGTCCAGCTCCACGGGCGGGAGCTCGTACTCGTTCTCGATGCCCCGCAGACCCGCGGCCAGCAGCGCGGCGTAGGAGAGGTAGGGGTTCGTGGCGGAGTCGATGCCGCGGTACTCGATGCGCGCGGCCTGCACCTTGTCCGGCTTGGACAGGGGCACCCGCACGAGCGCGGAGCGGTTGTTGTGGCCCCAGGACTGGTAGGAGGGGGCCTCTCCCCCGCCCCACAGCCGCTTGTAGGAGTTGACGAACTGGTTGGTCACCGACGTGAACTCGGGGGCGTGACGCAGGATGCCGGCGATGAAGTGCCCGGCCGTGCGGGAGAGGCGGAACTCGGACCCGGCCTCGAAGAAGGCGTTGGTGTCCCCCTCGAAGAGCGAGAAGTGGGTGTGCATGCCGGAGCCGGGGTGCTCGGTGAACGGCTTGGGCATGAAGGTCGCGTACAGCCCCTGCGAGAGCGCGACCTCCTTGATGACCGTGCGGAACGTCATGATGTTGTCGGCCGTCTGCAGGGCGTCGGCGTAGCGCAGGTCGATCTCGTTCTGCCCGGGGCCGGCCTCGTGGTGGGAGAACTCAACGGAGATCCCGACGGCCTCCAGCATGTTCACGGCCTTGCGCCGGAAGTCCTGCACCACGCCGCCCGGCACGTGGTCGAAGTACCCCTCGTGGTCCACGGGCGTGGGCCGGCCCTCGGCGTCGAGGTCCGCGGACTTCAGCAGGTAGAACTCGATCTCCGGCGCCGTGTAGCAGGTGAAGCCCATGTCCGAGGCCTTCTCCAGGACCCGCTTGAGCACCCCGCGCGGGTCCGAGGACGAGGGCTCGCCGTCCGGGGTGAGGATGTTGCAGAACATCCGGGCGGTGGGCTCCGTCTCGCTGCGCCAGGGCAGGATCTGGAACGTGGACGGGTCCGGCTGCAGGAGCATGTCCGCCTCGGAGACCCGCGACAGGCCCTCGATGGAGGAGCCGTCGAAGCCGAGCCCCTCCTCGAAGGCCGCCTCGACCTCGGCGGGGGCCAGGGCCACCGACTTGAGGCTCCCGACGACGTCCGTGAACCACATGCGCACGAAGCGCACGTCGCGCTCCTCGATGGTCCTGAGGACGAACTCCTGCTGACGGTCCATGGTTGTCTTCCTCGTCTTCCTGCCCGGGAGTGCTGTGCCGCCCGGGCACGCCTGCTGTCCCGCCCACTCTAACGCGCTGTCCCGCCGCGCCCGCCGGACCGGACGGCGCGGACGGGCGCGCCCGATAGGGTGGGGCCATGACCCAGGAGACACCCCGTCCGGCACCGGGCGCGCTGGACGTGCGCCGGGTGCGCACGCACCACCTGCGCGAGGCCAAGCGCCGTGACGAGAAGTTCACGATGCTCACGTGCTACGACGCCCTGACGGCGGCGATCTTCGACGCGGCCGGCGTCGACTCGCTGCTGGTCGGGGACTCCGCGGGCAACAACGTCCTGGGCCACTCCAGCACCCTGCCCGTCACCGTGGACGAGCTGCTGCCGATGTGCCGTGCCGTGTCCGGCGCCGTCGAGCGCGCGTTCGTGGTGGTGGACCTGCCCTTCGGCTCCTACGAGGCCTCCCCCGAGCAGGCGGTGGCCACCGCGGTGCGCTTCCTCAA is from Kocuria rosea and encodes:
- the glnA gene encoding type I glutamate--ammonia ligase encodes the protein MFQTPEEVLTFIKDEEIVFVDVRFTDMPGVQQHFNLPAKSVDDDFFEHGQLFDGSSIRGFQGIAESDMQLIPDPTSAFVDPFRVEKTLVVTCSIVNPRTGEPYHRDPRGVAERAEAYMASTGIADVANFASEAEFFIFEDVRYDIQPQGSFYAIDSDEAAWNTGRKEEGGNLGNKTATKGGYFPVSPVDKQADLRDAMCVALDEVGLEVERSHHEVGAPGQAEINYKFSTLTRAADDLQKFKYVIKNTADAFGKSATFMPKPVYNDNGSGMHCHQSLWKGSEPLFYDEKGYAGLSDIARWYIGGLLEHSSAVLAFTNPTVNSYRRLVKGFEAPVNMVYSQGNRSAGIRIPITGTNPKAKRLEFRAPDPSCNPYLAFAAQLMAGLDGIRNRIEPADPIDKDLYELPAEEAKDIKKAPASLEEALLALEADHEFLLAGDVFTEDTIQSWIEYKREFELKPLSVVPHPLEFSMYYGV
- a CDS encoding bifunctional [glutamine synthetase] adenylyltransferase/[glutamine synthetase]-adenylyl-L-tyrosine phosphorylase; amino-acid sequence: MTHPPQSAAPAGTVPSGRLIKVGFADTGNAQRWLGFPELAEVDLDRLLEGLALAASPDVALRLTVRLLEGSPELAERINAGPEASEAMFRLLGSSEALGEFLLRRPEHLDLLAEPAAAEPAEIPGEQFRDALLTAVGADPAARTPVASGTGDAACSALRAAYRRELTRIAIRDVGALYPADHMPAVGRQLADLAAAALEGALAVSRAEAAGTWAPETVDRVRLAVIGMGKCGARELNYISDVDVVHVMAVEDPDGAEPLDGAEATVIATALATGTARALMARGAEPPLWEVDANLRPEGKDGPLVRTLDSHVRYYERWAESWEFQALLKARPVAGDPELGAAYRKAIEPFVWRSSGREGFVESVQAMRRRVTDNIPAAEGERQIKLGPGGLRDVEFTVQLLQLVHGRTDERVRTQATTESLAALSEGGYIGRRDSEQFSAHYRWLRLLEHRIQLFRLRRTHLMPRGEQELTVIARSLRGAADTARPSGDSLLEEWRKVKRSVRGMHERIFYRPLLAALAHLPETDTQLSAESVRDRLAALGYRDPKAAVRHIEALTRGVSRRAEILRTLLPVLLAWLADGVDADAGLLGFRRLSESLGTTPWFLRLLRDSNAAAERLCQILSSSRYVTDLLENSPEATAWLGQDDELCPVSFETLWSEIRAQMARHPDPGEAVRMIRLIRRREELRVALADTSGLLDVEQVVAALSDIDRVCILGALHVAEREVYDRAGRLADVLVVAMGRQGGREIGYGSDADVMYVYAPVGDADPAAAREQAETLLQRMVQLLKAPCTPPIVAERVLEIDNDLRPEGKQGPMVRSVESYAEYYARWAQTWEFQALTRALPLAGSDELADAFRRVVDPLRYPAEFTERQLLEIRRMKARVENERMPRGADPARHLKLGRGGLSDVEWLVQTLQLQHGHRIQGLRTTNTLLALHAAEEAGLVSAEDALALSAAWRLATAVRNGNVLRTGRRSDALPAKRADLEAVARWCGYPHGCAGRLEEDYLRTTRKARAVFERLFYGH
- the glnA gene encoding type I glutamate--ammonia ligase; this translates as MDRQQEFVLRTIEERDVRFVRMWFTDVVGSLKSVALAPAEVEAAFEEGLGFDGSSIEGLSRVSEADMLLQPDPSTFQILPWRSETEPTARMFCNILTPDGEPSSSDPRGVLKRVLEKASDMGFTCYTAPEIEFYLLKSADLDAEGRPTPVDHEGYFDHVPGGVVQDFRRKAVNMLEAVGISVEFSHHEAGPGQNEIDLRYADALQTADNIMTFRTVIKEVALSQGLYATFMPKPFTEHPGSGMHTHFSLFEGDTNAFFEAGSEFRLSRTAGHFIAGILRHAPEFTSVTNQFVNSYKRLWGGGEAPSYQSWGHNNRSALVRVPLSKPDKVQAARIEYRGIDSATNPYLSYAALLAAGLRGIENEYELPPVELDDVAAMSSAERRALGHNPLPSSLYDAIRETEESEFMAELLGEQVYDYFLRNKRRDWNDYRRVVTHFELKNNLGIL